Proteins encoded by one window of Blautia faecicola:
- a CDS encoding DNRLRE domain-containing protein: MKRFRKSAIALVLALLMALQGTEPIFVQAKEAIEDVQKNADFSRPEALTEEEAGITDSTSGEQDKSQQSDADVQNETTPSEDTETQEEQTTPAEETEENPQEKEVELKEPQDYYPIPEEPEGELIDYDAISKTYKTGDKQYTTVYGGYVGTYKNEDGDTELVDNTLVKPEEADTPASEEAQEASSVVATEEKEEKTEVYQNKANDYAILLPEQMSEENGVTIENGKTRIGIIPVDGDYTHSVIKDNAILYNEVYEGADVQYTVLDSSIKEDIVLQQPTDREVYEYELQIPGYQAEVKDNQVYIYPEGKTIKDAKYLLETPSMEDAAGEISFLITLELREEDGKTILTVKPDRDWLSAEERQYPVRIDPTPVEIQKSSFNMIGVEEGSPTSQIGDNNYPYVGFDDGIKSGNLAGFGTAHQNCRTYIKVNSNFSQIPKDSKIDSATFAVSQKTAYSGGASQFGLYRVDQSWNTSITWKTKPVNLTFQDVQNASTSRNSYINYDVKDLVNDWVQGTHANNGFALVAIAEANNLGASMQCEVLNNRASVYGPKLSIQWSPAEDPYLRDMSLDETTILLRPMTEKNTNGKLKFDAVFADGIAKSKSTVEYYLLPDEENEEHHETDAKPLYSYPDSTEYNKQFPEANKYYSKDSNWQSALYSGLTKDKLYKIKAKASKEIDGKLETGKEVTSDSFVIYEVKQFDTFPKIAKYYGVPLKNIMKDNQVMDALVVANNTIFIRNPQTNVPYSPAPLTDQDKMRIDGALMGRGLHCEFGFEPVNLNTGNFYMDQSDATMNELNGEFSITRSYNSKGTDQHSMFGRGWSFNYDQSLSQMEDGSLLYMRGDGSYLIFDKN; encoded by the coding sequence ATGAAGAGATTTCGAAAGTCGGCTATAGCCTTAGTACTTGCACTCCTGATGGCACTACAGGGAACAGAGCCTATTTTTGTACAGGCAAAAGAGGCCATTGAGGATGTACAGAAGAATGCAGATTTCTCCAGACCAGAGGCTTTGACGGAAGAGGAAGCAGGGATTACAGATTCCACATCTGGAGAACAAGATAAGAGTCAGCAGTCTGATGCGGACGTACAAAATGAAACGACGCCATCAGAAGATACAGAGACGCAGGAAGAACAGACAACTCCAGCGGAAGAAACAGAAGAAAATCCGCAGGAAAAAGAAGTGGAGTTGAAAGAACCACAGGATTACTATCCGATTCCAGAAGAACCGGAAGGTGAACTGATTGATTATGATGCCATTTCCAAGACTTATAAGACAGGGGACAAGCAGTATACAACCGTTTATGGAGGTTATGTCGGAACTTATAAGAATGAGGATGGAGATACCGAGCTGGTTGATAATACACTTGTAAAACCAGAAGAAGCAGATACTCCGGCATCCGAAGAAGCACAGGAAGCCAGCAGTGTAGTGGCAACTGAAGAAAAGGAAGAGAAAACAGAAGTTTATCAGAACAAGGCAAACGATTATGCTATCCTTCTTCCGGAACAGATGTCAGAAGAGAATGGTGTAACGATTGAAAATGGAAAGACCAGAATCGGGATCATTCCGGTAGATGGAGATTATACACATTCCGTTATTAAAGACAATGCGATCCTTTATAATGAAGTTTACGAGGGCGCAGATGTTCAGTATACAGTACTGGATTCCAGCATTAAGGAAGATATCGTACTTCAGCAGCCAACAGACAGGGAAGTCTATGAATACGAGCTGCAGATTCCGGGGTATCAGGCAGAAGTAAAAGACAATCAGGTCTATATCTATCCGGAAGGGAAGACAATCAAAGATGCGAAGTATCTTCTGGAGACGCCATCAATGGAAGATGCTGCCGGGGAAATCAGTTTCCTGATCACATTGGAACTTCGGGAAGAAGATGGAAAAACAATCCTGACCGTAAAACCAGATAGGGATTGGCTTTCGGCAGAAGAACGTCAGTATCCGGTCAGGATCGATCCGACACCAGTAGAGATTCAGAAGAGTTCCTTTAACATGATCGGTGTGGAAGAGGGAAGTCCTACCAGTCAGATTGGTGACAACAATTATCCGTATGTCGGATTTGATGATGGTATTAAGTCTGGGAACCTTGCAGGATTTGGTACTGCACACCAGAACTGCCGGACTTATATCAAAGTAAATTCAAATTTTAGTCAGATTCCGAAAGATTCCAAAATTGACAGTGCAACATTTGCAGTCAGTCAGAAAACTGCATACAGTGGTGGTGCATCCCAGTTTGGACTTTATCGTGTAGATCAGTCGTGGAACACCTCCATCACATGGAAAACAAAACCAGTAAATCTTACGTTTCAGGATGTACAGAATGCAAGTACCAGCAGGAACAGCTATATCAATTATGACGTCAAAGATCTGGTCAATGACTGGGTGCAGGGAACTCATGCGAATAACGGATTTGCACTGGTAGCCATTGCCGAGGCAAATAACCTTGGAGCTTCTATGCAGTGTGAGGTACTGAATAACAGGGCATCCGTTTATGGACCGAAACTCAGCATCCAGTGGTCACCGGCTGAAGATCCATATCTGCGAGATATGTCACTGGATGAAACAACGATCCTGCTTCGCCCGATGACAGAAAAGAATACAAATGGAAAGCTGAAGTTTGATGCCGTATTTGCAGACGGAATTGCAAAGAGCAAATCTACAGTAGAATATTATCTGCTTCCAGATGAGGAAAATGAAGAACATCACGAAACAGATGCAAAACCATTGTATTCCTATCCAGACAGTACTGAATACAATAAGCAGTTCCCGGAGGCGAATAAGTATTACAGCAAAGATTCCAACTGGCAGAGTGCACTGTATTCAGGGCTGACGAAGGACAAGCTTTATAAGATCAAAGCAAAAGCATCGAAAGAGATTGATGGAAAGCTGGAAACAGGAAAAGAAGTGACCAGTGACAGCTTTGTGATCTATGAAGTGAAGCAGTTTGATACATTCCCGAAGATTGCAAAATATTATGGTGTTCCGCTTAAGAACATTATGAAAGACAATCAGGTTATGGACGCACTGGTAGTCGCAAATAACACGATCTTTATCCGTAACCCACAGACAAATGTTCCATATAGTCCTGCACCGCTTACCGATCAGGATAAGATGCGGATTGACGGAGCATTGATGGGAAGAGGCCTGCACTGTGAATTTGGATTTGAACCAGTCAACTTAAATACTGGTAACTTCTACATGGATCAGTCCGATGCGACGATGAATGAACTGAATGGAGAATTCTCCATTACAAGAAGCTACAATTCCAAAGGAACAGACCAGCATTCCATGTTCGGACGTGGATGGAGCTTTAACTATGACCAGTCACTTTCTCAAATGGAGGACGGAAGTCTTCTGTATATGAGAGGGGACGGAAGTTATCTGATCTTTGATAAGAATTAA
- a CDS encoding sensor histidine kinase, whose product MNIHLITYLTSKLFWIYTVFRYNTILYPKNEDTQKLFAYFCAYLLSCWGSMQWGTMYGDLIFELIALLIITVAYQADWQHHVWNTLMVYIMGILCDGIPIVFFQRYAVARNPVHHHMGPGTIVMGNFIFFLLEVIIERKVGVKRSYYIKNRHWLAMLSVPVISIIVCIRILLPDRRGVRSTIVLFLLFINVFIFYLHDEVQKSYIETAKQEEMKIQMSQYAKELEMMMKSQDRLNKIHHDYKHHLTTIGAMAKTGGNEEILSYLKQMENIAGTALCHHLYTENRNMNNLLNYILEDSKSVIENPEISVEIPNHIGEELFDISIIVGNLMDNAIRGTAASDERRLSFQMYYGKGIMNIQIENSIKDTPKVRNGIYLTTKSRKEGHGIGLQNVKLVVEKYHGQMEICHTEKSFQVKILLYMKLDEK is encoded by the coding sequence ATGAATATCCATTTGATCACTTATCTGACAAGTAAATTATTCTGGATTTATACTGTGTTCCGTTACAATACCATCCTGTATCCAAAAAATGAGGATACACAAAAGCTATTTGCATATTTTTGTGCATATCTGCTTTCATGCTGGGGAAGCATGCAGTGGGGAACGATGTACGGAGATCTGATCTTTGAGCTGATAGCTCTGTTAATTATAACAGTGGCATATCAGGCAGACTGGCAACATCATGTCTGGAATACACTTATGGTATATATTATGGGAATTTTATGTGATGGGATTCCAATCGTGTTCTTTCAACGGTATGCGGTAGCAAGAAATCCGGTGCATCATCACATGGGACCGGGAACTATTGTAATGGGAAATTTTATATTCTTTTTACTGGAAGTCATTATTGAAAGAAAAGTAGGTGTAAAGAGAAGTTATTATATAAAGAACCGTCATTGGCTTGCTATGCTTTCTGTCCCGGTGATCAGCATTATAGTCTGTATCAGGATATTGCTGCCAGACAGAAGAGGTGTGCGGTCTACGATTGTATTATTCTTACTGTTTATCAATGTGTTTATTTTCTATCTGCACGATGAGGTTCAGAAAAGTTATATTGAAACAGCAAAACAGGAAGAGATGAAAATTCAGATGAGCCAGTATGCAAAAGAACTGGAGATGATGATGAAATCACAGGACAGGCTGAATAAGATACATCATGATTACAAGCACCATCTTACAACAATAGGGGCAATGGCAAAAACGGGAGGAAATGAAGAGATTCTATCGTATCTGAAACAAATGGAGAATATAGCCGGAACAGCCTTATGTCATCATTTATATACAGAAAACCGTAATATGAATAATCTGCTGAATTATATTTTGGAAGATTCGAAATCAGTAATTGAAAATCCGGAGATTTCTGTAGAAATACCGAATCATATAGGGGAAGAATTATTTGATATAAGTATAATAGTGGGAAATCTTATGGATAATGCTATTCGTGGGACAGCAGCTTCAGATGAAAGGAGATTATCGTTTCAGATGTATTATGGAAAAGGAATCATGAATATCCAGATTGAGAATAGCATAAAAGATACACCAAAAGTGCGGAATGGAATTTATCTGACAACGAAAAGCAGGAAAGAAGGACATGGAATAGGATTACAAAATGTGAAACTCGTAGTAGAAAAATATCATGGTCAGATGGAGATCTGCCATACGGAGAAATCCTTTCAAGTGAAAATATTATTATATATGAAATTAGATGAAAAATAG
- a CDS encoding LytR/AlgR family response regulator transcription factor: MLELAICDDDIILCNWLEQKLLHYGKANDCQISIEIYYSAEQLLNRLEEESYDMLFLDICLEHENGIDIGTEIRKKNYGKELRITYISTYQEYAMKLFRIHPFDFLVKPIREEELFRVIGELRELLKERKKIFEYTDTKGIHKISYDKILYFYSLGKRVHIVTSEKEYEYRGKLKDVADVTEEYFLLIHKSYLINMEHVEHYEYDNVVMKDKTRLSISKANRKKVRERLLQTEKKRL; this comes from the coding sequence ATGCTAGAACTTGCAATCTGTGATGATGACATCATCCTATGTAATTGGTTAGAACAGAAGCTGCTCCATTATGGGAAAGCGAATGACTGTCAGATATCTATAGAAATATACTATTCTGCGGAGCAGCTTCTTAACAGGCTGGAAGAAGAATCCTACGATATGTTATTCCTTGATATTTGTCTGGAACATGAGAATGGAATTGATATCGGAACGGAGATACGAAAGAAAAATTATGGAAAAGAACTGCGGATTACCTATATTTCAACATATCAGGAATATGCTATGAAATTATTCCGTATTCATCCATTTGATTTTCTTGTAAAGCCAATCCGAGAGGAAGAACTTTTCCGGGTGATAGGTGAATTACGGGAACTGTTAAAAGAACGGAAGAAAATATTTGAATATACGGATACAAAAGGAATCCACAAGATTTCTTATGACAAGATCCTGTATTTTTATAGTCTGGGAAAAAGAGTACATATCGTGACATCGGAAAAAGAATATGAATATCGAGGAAAATTAAAGGATGTAGCGGATGTAACAGAAGAATATTTCTTACTGATTCACAAGTCCTATCTCATCAATATGGAACACGTGGAGCATTACGAATATGACAACGTGGTTATGAAAGACAAGACACGTCTCAGTATCAGTAAAGCAAATCGCAAGAAGGTCAGGGAAAGACTATTACAAACGGAGAAGAAAAGATTATGA
- a CDS encoding glycoside hydrolase domain-containing protein: MSDQNVKAAQKYLNAMFGGHKDWVKLDEDGKTGTAVMQGIIRAFQIQNGISTITGTVGPLTINTMKKLAIITKMDPNDTPQVNVCLIQCALFCKGYAAGGITGIYYTSGVNAVKKMQENAGLEVTGKIDWKVWSGLLSLNWFTKVSGGDSNIVLIQQQLNSDWSDVIGVGPCDGIASRQTILSLVGALQAAEGVTTELITDLNSVNFGDATTNAFPGTLQNGQNSTKYVPFNKIAQYGLYFNGYNPGRFDGVFDSTTESKVSEFQEFYGLTGIGLVTKGKVNVSTMKSLLTSKGDTNRAAKACDCATVLNKQQALDIKNAGYTHVGRYLTGSVGKEHTPKYLTSTEVKNIENAGLSVFPIYQDGGYELNYFKDPSQGSVDAQTAILAAERIGIPSGTTIYFAVDFDCYSYQIDTFIIPYFEQIHMIFFSSTNDKNYKVGIYAPRYVCTKVYEAGLASKSFVADMSTGFSCNLGYSMPKNWAFDQFCELNSFSSSPSFPLDKDAYSGRDTGFKKFDAVSTKTDEEIAQENLRAKVKIARNQYVYNVMEPLGYLNKIMDVGVEYDKEISLGTMMSPQGAIDISTKISTSLESSTGKIYNIKVDIGNDGELTQTCKNQIMEISSNLSDTGIEGADNFGNTIEKIALSVKSGNIAFEINNVFANSVEFSIVFSTSDLLPEEEKEWTISVALIFTMTLNSNSGLEFNVVEFTKEHSNILAGAVILVLAGALVVNAIPSIIALFSAGAGTVFGLLIQAL; the protein is encoded by the coding sequence ATGAGTGATCAGAATGTAAAAGCAGCACAAAAATATTTAAATGCGATGTTTGGTGGACATAAGGATTGGGTAAAACTGGATGAAGATGGAAAGACCGGAACAGCCGTGATGCAGGGAATCATTCGTGCATTTCAGATTCAGAATGGAATCTCAACGATTACAGGAACGGTTGGACCACTTACTATTAATACCATGAAGAAGTTAGCCATTATTACAAAAATGGATCCGAATGATACTCCGCAGGTTAATGTATGCTTGATTCAGTGTGCTCTGTTTTGCAAAGGATATGCTGCTGGAGGAATTACTGGAATTTATTATACATCAGGAGTAAATGCAGTTAAAAAGATGCAGGAAAATGCAGGACTGGAAGTTACGGGCAAAATTGATTGGAAAGTTTGGTCTGGATTGTTATCCCTAAACTGGTTTACAAAGGTTTCTGGTGGGGATTCCAATATTGTTCTTATTCAACAGCAATTAAATAGTGACTGGTCAGATGTTATTGGTGTTGGACCTTGTGATGGAATTGCCTCAAGACAGACAATTTTGTCTTTAGTTGGTGCATTGCAGGCGGCTGAAGGAGTTACAACTGAATTAATTACAGATTTGAATTCAGTTAATTTTGGCGATGCAACAACAAATGCGTTTCCGGGTACATTACAGAACGGACAGAACTCGACGAAATATGTTCCATTTAATAAGATTGCTCAATACGGACTATATTTTAACGGATATAATCCGGGAAGATTCGATGGCGTGTTTGATTCGACTACAGAGTCAAAGGTGTCAGAATTTCAGGAGTTTTATGGTCTGACAGGAATTGGACTTGTAACAAAAGGAAAAGTAAATGTTTCTACTATGAAATCATTGCTTACGAGTAAAGGCGATACAAACAGGGCAGCAAAAGCGTGTGACTGTGCAACAGTATTAAATAAACAACAGGCATTAGATATAAAAAATGCAGGGTATACTCATGTAGGACGTTATCTGACAGGTTCTGTTGGAAAAGAACATACACCGAAATATTTGACATCAACAGAAGTGAAAAACATTGAAAATGCAGGATTATCGGTATTCCCGATATATCAGGATGGAGGATATGAATTAAACTATTTTAAGGATCCGTCCCAGGGAAGTGTTGATGCACAGACAGCAATTTTAGCAGCCGAGAGAATCGGTATACCAAGTGGAACGACTATATACTTTGCAGTGGATTTTGATTGTTATTCATATCAGATTGATACATTTATTATACCTTATTTTGAACAGATTCACATGATCTTTTTCAGTTCGACAAATGATAAAAATTATAAAGTCGGCATTTATGCACCAAGATATGTATGTACTAAAGTTTATGAAGCAGGATTGGCAAGTAAATCATTTGTGGCAGATATGTCAACTGGATTTAGCTGTAATTTGGGATATTCGATGCCGAAGAACTGGGCATTTGATCAATTTTGTGAGTTGAACTCATTTTCTTCATCACCTTCGTTCCCACTGGATAAAGATGCATATTCAGGGAGAGATACTGGATTTAAAAAGTTCGATGCCGTATCGACAAAAACAGATGAGGAAATAGCGCAAGAAAATCTTCGGGCAAAGGTAAAAATAGCACGAAATCAATATGTCTATAATGTAATGGAGCCGCTTGGTTATCTGAATAAAATTATGGATGTGGGTGTGGAGTATGATAAGGAAATTTCACTGGGAACAATGATGAGTCCTCAAGGAGCAATTGATATTTCTACTAAAATATCCACATCGCTTGAAAGTTCAACTGGTAAAATTTATAATATAAAAGTGGATATAGGAAATGATGGAGAATTGACACAAACTTGCAAAAATCAAATTATGGAGATTTCATCAAATTTATCAGATACAGGTATAGAGGGAGCAGATAACTTTGGAAATACGATAGAAAAAATTGCTTTATCGGTTAAATCTGGTAATATTGCTTTTGAAATAAATAATGTTTTTGCCAATAGTGTAGAGTTTTCCATTGTATTTAGTACATCAGATTTGCTGCCAGAAGAGGAAAAAGAGTGGACAATATCGGTTGCTTTGATTTTTACAATGACATTAAATTCTAATAGTGGTCTTGAATTTAATGTTGTAGAATTCACAAAAGAGCATAGTAATATACTGGCAGGAGCCGTAATATTAGTTCTTGCGGGTGCATTAGTTGTAAATGCAATTCCGTCAATTATTGCTTTATTTTCAGCTGGAGCAGGTACTGTTTTTGGTTTGTTGATTCAAGCGCTGTAA
- a CDS encoding lysozyme family protein → MKDIKERVRDKNPKIRNPAARLPKELVRSAVLEAKEKPRELHEKSSGQSESPTQYGTEKIESVQYRAASVAGKSIGKTTYQGGKKLAGVTYRKIKERKSRQEEAKAAEEAMEQGAESGKKLIKLKPEQAALAKENGKRQVKAAPRVVKVSGLSQEKIKTQASMQKQQMEKSLQAMQKARAAQMARKSAQASAESGKAVLQVTGKGSKLSVQGITAAIQKGVVALEKMGKWIAAGGSAFLLVFILIVGIIAGAAFSSNSESSESLSEEVLAYTSVIQQYASQYGIPEYVSAIQAIMMQESGGRGTDPMQCSESPYNTRFPHTPGSITDPDYSIEVGVQTFADCIRQAGCSSPQDLDKLKLAWQGYNYGNGYIGWALQRGGYTEANALQFSQEQAASHGWSSYGDPQYVPHVMRYYSGGSLFAGLFGNQQIVSVAMGQLGNSGGQKFWSWYGFDSRVEWCACFVSWCADQSGLIASGNVPKFSLCSDGVSWFQGKNKWQSGGTTPTAGMIIFFDWDHDGTSDHVGIVEKCEGGRVYTIEGNSSDQVRQRNYAVDYSSIMGYGVIN, encoded by the coding sequence ATGAAAGATATCAAGGAACGGGTAAGGGATAAGAATCCGAAGATTCGAAATCCGGCTGCCCGACTTCCGAAAGAACTGGTTCGCTCAGCGGTTCTGGAAGCAAAAGAAAAGCCAAGGGAACTACATGAAAAAAGCAGTGGGCAGTCAGAATCCCCAACACAGTATGGAACTGAAAAAATAGAATCCGTACAGTACAGAGCGGCGAGTGTGGCAGGAAAAAGTATAGGGAAAACCACATATCAAGGTGGAAAAAAACTTGCTGGAGTGACCTACAGGAAGATAAAGGAAAGAAAAAGCAGACAGGAAGAAGCGAAAGCTGCCGAAGAAGCAATGGAGCAGGGGGCAGAAAGCGGAAAGAAATTAATCAAGTTGAAACCGGAGCAGGCAGCACTTGCCAAGGAGAATGGTAAACGGCAGGTGAAAGCAGCACCGAGAGTGGTAAAAGTATCCGGTCTGTCTCAAGAAAAAATAAAGACACAGGCATCCATGCAGAAACAGCAGATGGAAAAAAGTCTTCAGGCGATGCAGAAAGCAAGAGCAGCCCAGATGGCAAGAAAGTCAGCACAGGCATCGGCAGAAAGTGGAAAAGCAGTCCTTCAGGTAACTGGAAAGGGTTCAAAGTTATCCGTACAGGGAATTACAGCAGCGATTCAAAAAGGGGTAGTAGCTCTTGAAAAAATGGGAAAATGGATTGCTGCCGGAGGTAGTGCATTTCTTCTGGTATTTATTCTGATTGTGGGAATCATTGCAGGAGCAGCTTTCAGCAGTAATTCGGAAAGCTCCGAATCCCTAAGTGAAGAAGTGCTTGCGTATACTTCTGTGATACAGCAGTATGCATCCCAATACGGCATTCCGGAATATGTGTCTGCGATACAGGCCATCATGATGCAGGAATCTGGAGGCAGGGGAACAGACCCGATGCAGTGTTCGGAAAGTCCATATAATACAAGATTCCCACACACTCCTGGTTCTATTACTGATCCGGATTATTCGATAGAGGTTGGAGTACAGACCTTTGCAGACTGTATCAGACAGGCAGGATGCAGCAGTCCACAGGATCTGGACAAGCTGAAACTTGCATGGCAGGGATATAACTATGGAAATGGCTACATAGGATGGGCATTGCAAAGAGGCGGTTATACAGAAGCCAATGCATTGCAGTTTTCACAGGAACAGGCAGCTTCGCATGGATGGAGCAGTTACGGAGATCCCCAATACGTTCCCCATGTGATGCGGTATTATTCCGGTGGCAGCCTGTTTGCTGGTTTGTTTGGTAATCAGCAGATTGTGTCGGTTGCAATGGGGCAGCTTGGAAACAGTGGCGGTCAGAAGTTCTGGAGCTGGTACGGATTTGACAGTCGGGTAGAATGGTGTGCCTGTTTTGTAAGCTGGTGTGCGGATCAGAGCGGTCTGATTGCAAGTGGGAATGTTCCTAAATTCTCATTGTGCAGTGATGGAGTGTCCTGGTTTCAGGGAAAGAATAAGTGGCAGAGTGGCGGAACAACTCCGACAGCTGGAATGATCATCTTTTTTGACTGGGATCATGATGGAACATCGGATCATGTAGGAATAGTAGAAAAGTGTGAAGGTGGAAGAGTTTACACGATTGAGGGAAATTCCAGTGATCAGGTACGGCAGAGAAATTATGCAGTAGATTACAGTTCTATAATGGGATATGGGGTGATAAATTGA
- a CDS encoding VirB4-like conjugal transfer ATPase, CD1110 family: MIKTLSQALRMDKERFKVPKSVQQAIPIQRIWPDGIFQQGTKFSKTYRFTDINYYIASKDNKTEMFLDYSELLNSLDSGISAKITINNRRINKEEFEKSILLPMKEDGLDHYREEYNEMLLSKITGTNNSIYQERYLTVSVHKRSIDDARTYFARIGTDIVTHLAKLSSTAEGLDAESRLQIFRDFFKGDVPQAFPFDLKQFAKKGTSFKDWMCPDSMEFERDHFKIGDRYGRVLYMQDYASYVKDDMISELCDFSRNLMLSIDILPVPTDEAVREIQNRLLGVETNVTNWQRRQNANNNFSAIVPYDMELQRKETKEMLDDLTTRDQRMMFGILTMVHLADSKKQLDSDTELILSIARKHLCQMATLKWQQVDGLNTVLPYGLRKINALRTLTTESTAVLIPFHTQEILQPGGIYYGQNAVSKNLLVADRKKLMNGNSFRLGVSGSGKSFSAKEEIVHLALSTDDDILILDPESEFTKLVEALGGQVVKVSATSDNHLNAMDMDAAYGNEKNPLIEKSEFILSVFEQLVGAGNLSAKEKSILDRCAADVYRDYIRSGYTGEVPTLKDMYRQLMLQPEEEARGLALSSELFINGSLNTFAQPTNVNKKNRIMDYDIRELGEQLMPLGMLVTLDSIFNRVIQNWKEGKTTWIFADEFYLLFRYEYSANFFYRLYKRIRKYNGFVTGLTQNVEELLKSDTARLMLANSEFLILLNQASTDREELAALLNISENQLSYITNVSVGSGLIRCSGNIVPFENTFPKNTDLYKLMTTKPGES, from the coding sequence TTGATTAAAACCTTAAGTCAGGCACTTCGGATGGATAAGGAACGCTTCAAAGTTCCGAAATCCGTCCAACAGGCAATTCCCATCCAGCGAATCTGGCCGGATGGAATTTTTCAACAGGGAACGAAATTCTCAAAAACATATCGTTTTACAGATATCAACTATTATATTGCGAGTAAGGACAATAAGACAGAAATGTTTCTGGATTATTCTGAACTCTTAAATTCACTGGATTCCGGCATTTCTGCCAAAATTACCATCAATAACCGGAGAATCAATAAAGAAGAATTCGAAAAGTCTATTCTGCTTCCAATGAAGGAAGATGGACTGGACCACTATCGGGAAGAATACAACGAAATGCTCCTGTCTAAGATTACAGGAACAAACAACAGCATCTATCAGGAACGGTATCTGACCGTCAGTGTACATAAAAGATCGATTGATGATGCAAGAACCTATTTTGCACGTATCGGAACAGACATCGTAACACATCTGGCAAAGTTATCGTCCACAGCAGAAGGACTGGACGCAGAGAGCCGGCTCCAGATTTTCAGGGATTTCTTCAAGGGAGATGTCCCACAGGCATTCCCATTTGATCTGAAACAATTTGCCAAGAAGGGAACAAGTTTCAAGGACTGGATGTGTCCGGATTCTATGGAATTTGAACGTGACCATTTTAAAATCGGTGACAGGTACGGAAGAGTCCTGTATATGCAGGATTATGCAAGTTATGTTAAAGATGACATGATTTCAGAACTGTGTGACTTCAGCCGGAATCTGATGTTGTCGATTGATATCCTGCCAGTCCCTACGGATGAAGCGGTAAGGGAAATCCAGAACCGACTGCTTGGTGTGGAAACTAACGTGACCAACTGGCAGAGAAGGCAGAACGCTAATAATAACTTCTCGGCAATCGTACCATACGATATGGAACTTCAGAGAAAAGAAACCAAGGAAATGCTCGATGATCTGACAACCAGAGACCAGCGTATGATGTTCGGGATTTTGACAATGGTACATCTGGCAGACAGCAAAAAGCAACTGGATTCCGATACGGAACTGATTCTGTCAATCGCAAGAAAGCATCTGTGTCAGATGGCAACATTAAAGTGGCAGCAAGTGGACGGACTCAATACAGTGCTTCCTTACGGACTGCGAAAGATCAATGCCCTGCGTACATTGACAACGGAATCAACGGCTGTTTTAATCCCGTTCCATACACAGGAAATCCTGCAGCCGGGAGGTATCTATTATGGGCAGAATGCAGTCAGCAAGAACCTTCTGGTAGCCGACCGGAAGAAACTGATGAATGGAAACAGTTTCCGGTTGGGCGTCAGTGGATCAGGAAAGAGCTTTTCGGCAAAAGAAGAGATTGTGCATCTGGCATTGAGTACCGATGACGATATCCTGATTCTTGATCCGGAGTCCGAATTTACAAAATTAGTAGAGGCTCTGGGCGGACAGGTTGTAAAAGTATCTGCGACATCAGACAATCATCTGAATGCAATGGATATGGACGCAGCCTACGGCAATGAAAAGAATCCACTGATTGAAAAATCGGAGTTTATCCTGTCTGTGTTCGAGCAGTTGGTTGGAGCAGGAAATCTGTCGGCAAAAGAAAAGTCGATTCTGGACCGCTGTGCTGCAGATGTGTACCGGGATTATATCCGAAGTGGTTATACCGGAGAAGTTCCGACATTGAAAGATATGTACCGACAGTTGATGTTACAGCCGGAAGAAGAGGCAAGGGGACTTGCACTGTCATCCGAACTTTTTATCAATGGAAGCCTGAACACCTTTGCACAGCCGACCAATGTGAATAAGAAGAACAGGATCATGGATTATGATATCCGGGAACTGGGGGAACAGCTTATGCCACTGGGAATGCTGGTTACCTTAGACAGTATTTTCAACAGGGTAATTCAGAACTGGAAAGAAGGAAAAACGACATGGATATTTGCCGATGAGTTCTATCTGTTATTCCGCTATGAATACAGTGCAAATTTCTTCTACCGACTGTACAAGAGAATCAGAAAATACAATGGATTCGTGACAGGTTTAACCCAAAATGTTGAGGAACTTCTGAAATCGGACACTGCAAGACTGATGTTGGCAAACAGTGAGTTTTTGATTCTTTTGAATCAGGCAAGTACAGACAGGGAAGAATTGGCAGCTCTTTTGAATATTTCCGAAAACCAACTGTCCTATATTACAAATGTATCGGTTGGCAGTGGCCTAATCCGTTGCTCTGGGAATATCGTACCATTTGAGAATACGTTCCCAAAGAATACAGACCTTTATAAACTAATGACAACAAAACCGGGAGAATCATAA